The following coding sequences are from one Streptomyces sp. NBC_00536 window:
- a CDS encoding alkyl hydroperoxide reductase, with protein MSLDTLKSSVPDFAKDLKLNLGSVIGNQDKLTQQQLWGTVLACAIAARSPRVLRELEPEAKANLSAEAYTAAKSAAAIMAMNNVFYRTRHLLSDPEYGTLRAGLRMNVIGNPGVEKVDFELWSLAVSAVNGCGQCLDSHEQVLRKAGLDRETVQEAFKVASVIQAVAVTLDAEAALEEATATA; from the coding sequence GTGTCCCTCGACACGCTGAAGTCGTCCGTCCCGGACTTCGCCAAGGACCTGAAGCTGAACCTCGGTTCGGTCATCGGCAACCAGGACAAGCTCACGCAGCAGCAGCTGTGGGGCACGGTCCTCGCCTGCGCGATCGCCGCCCGCTCCCCGCGCGTCCTGCGTGAGCTGGAGCCCGAGGCGAAGGCGAACCTGTCCGCGGAGGCCTACACCGCGGCCAAGTCCGCCGCCGCGATCATGGCGATGAACAACGTCTTCTACCGGACCCGCCACCTGCTCTCCGACCCGGAGTACGGGACGCTGCGCGCGGGCCTGCGGATGAACGTCATCGGCAACCCCGGCGTCGAGAAGGTCGACTTCGAGCTGTGGTCGCTCGCGGTCTCCGCGGTCAACGGCTGCGGCCAGTGCCTGGACTCGCACGAGCAGGTCCTGCGCAAGGCCGGGCTCGACCGCGAGACGGTCCAGGAGGCCTTCAAGGTCGCCTCGGTGATCCAGGCCGTCGCGGTCACCCTCGACGCGGAAGCGGCCCTCGAAGAGGCCACCGCCACCGCGTAG
- a CDS encoding peroxiredoxin has protein sequence MLTVGDKFPSYDLTACVSLEAGSEFAQIDHKAYEGKWRVVFFWPKDFTFVCPTEIAAFGKLNDEFLDRDAQILGVSGDSEFVHHAWRKDHADLRDLPFPMLADSKHELMAACGVQGEDGFAQRAVFIIDQNNEIQFTMVTAGSVGRNPKEVLRVLDALQTDELCPCNWNKGEGTLDAGALLAGE, from the coding sequence GTGCTCACTGTCGGTGACAAGTTCCCCTCGTACGATCTGACCGCTTGTGTCTCCCTGGAGGCCGGTAGCGAGTTCGCCCAGATCGACCACAAGGCCTACGAGGGCAAGTGGCGCGTGGTGTTCTTCTGGCCGAAGGACTTCACCTTCGTCTGCCCGACCGAGATCGCCGCCTTCGGCAAGCTGAACGACGAGTTCCTCGACCGCGACGCCCAGATCCTCGGCGTTTCCGGCGACTCCGAGTTCGTGCACCACGCCTGGCGCAAGGACCACGCCGACCTGCGTGACCTGCCCTTCCCGATGCTGGCCGACTCCAAGCACGAGCTCATGGCCGCCTGTGGCGTCCAGGGCGAGGACGGCTTCGCCCAGCGCGCCGTCTTCATCATCGACCAGAACAACGAGATCCAGTTCACGATGGTGACCGCCGGTTCCGTGGGCCGTAACCCCAAGGAGGTCCTGCGGGTCCTCGACGCCCTGCAGACCGACGAGCTGTGCCCCTGCAACTGGAACAAGGGCGAGGGCACCCTCGACGCCGGCGCGCTGCTGGCCGGTGAGTGA
- a CDS encoding hydrogen peroxide-inducible genes activator has protein sequence MKINSKTGVKAAAKSGSKQPTLAQLRAFAAVAEHLHFRDAAAAIGMSQPALSGAVSALEEAVGVQLLERTTRKVLLSPAGERIAARAKMVLDAMGELMKEAEAVRAPFTGVLRLGVIPTVAPYLLPTVLGLFQRRYPLMDLQVHEEQTASLLEGLTGGRLDLLLLAVPLGVPGVTEMPVFDEEFVLLAPREHPLAGRKDIPREALRELQLLLLDEGHCLRDQALDICREAGRGQGADVTTTAAGLSTLVQLVAGGLGVTLLPRTALRLETTRNEYLATGYFAEPAPTRRIALAMRTGTARAREFRAVAHSLREAVRPLPVWAAE, from the coding sequence GTGAAGATCAACAGTAAGACCGGCGTGAAGGCTGCTGCGAAGAGTGGCTCGAAACAGCCCACCCTCGCTCAACTGCGCGCCTTCGCGGCCGTCGCCGAACACCTGCACTTCCGGGACGCGGCCGCCGCCATCGGCATGAGCCAGCCCGCCCTCTCCGGCGCCGTCTCCGCGCTGGAGGAGGCCGTCGGCGTACAGCTGCTGGAACGGACCACCCGCAAGGTGCTGCTCTCCCCGGCCGGCGAGCGGATCGCGGCCCGCGCGAAGATGGTGCTGGACGCCATGGGCGAGCTGATGAAGGAGGCCGAGGCGGTACGGGCCCCCTTCACCGGAGTGCTGCGGCTCGGGGTGATCCCCACCGTAGCCCCCTACCTGCTGCCGACCGTCCTCGGGCTCTTCCAGCGGCGCTACCCGCTGATGGACCTCCAGGTGCACGAGGAGCAGACCGCCTCGCTGCTGGAGGGGCTGACCGGCGGGCGGCTCGATCTGCTGCTCCTCGCGGTCCCGCTGGGCGTCCCCGGGGTCACCGAAATGCCGGTGTTCGACGAGGAGTTCGTCCTGCTCGCCCCCCGGGAGCACCCCCTCGCCGGGCGCAAGGACATCCCGCGCGAGGCGCTGCGCGAGCTCCAGCTGCTGCTGCTCGACGAGGGGCACTGCCTGCGGGACCAGGCCCTGGACATCTGCCGCGAGGCCGGACGGGGGCAGGGCGCGGACGTCACCACGACCGCCGCCGGGCTCTCCACCCTCGTCCAGCTCGTCGCGGGCGGCCTGGGCGTCACCCTGCTGCCGCGCACGGCGCTGCGGCTGGAGACCACCCGCAACGAGTACCTCGCCACCGGGTACTTCGCCGAGCCCGCCCCCACGCGCCGGATCGCACTGGCGATGCGGACGGGCACGGCCCGGGCGCGGGAGTTCCGGGCGGTCGCGCACTCGCTGCGCGAGGCCGTCCGCCCGCTCCCGGTCTGGGCGGCCGAGTGA